The following proteins are co-located in the Lacticaseibacillus paracasei subsp. paracasei genome:
- a CDS encoding hydrolase, protein MKKLLSTVLFSAVALSAVALSKPSHVSAATKNTETATVSAPASDKTEADVTYNGGATTVWNSPTAGQQVKRYVTTGEHVKFVNSKKVFAEIWYETEDHGWIPERYLSINTLQQLAPLTKKADAAAAPTQTTSPAEQAAQAATASANAQAASSAAAQSAAASAAAQSAAESAAAESAASVQAAAESAANQQAQQQAAEQAQQAQQAQQQQVQQQQAQQAAAQQKQQQQVQQQAVSQPVAQTTQTSQPTQSATNKGTFKISFYDPAVLGSNMGYSGVAANLSVFPKGTVLRITMSNGQTLTRTVNDTGSFAAGNPNQLDVAMPSGQIPAAGILSATVEVLQ, encoded by the coding sequence ATGAAAAAGCTTTTAAGTACAGTATTATTCTCAGCAGTTGCACTGTCTGCCGTGGCATTGTCCAAGCCAAGTCACGTCAGCGCTGCTACGAAGAATACTGAAACCGCGACCGTCAGTGCACCAGCTAGCGACAAAACCGAAGCTGATGTTACCTACAACGGTGGTGCTACGACTGTTTGGAACTCACCGACAGCGGGTCAACAAGTTAAGCGTTATGTGACAACTGGTGAACACGTTAAATTTGTGAATAGTAAAAAAGTCTTCGCAGAAATTTGGTATGAAACTGAAGACCACGGCTGGATTCCAGAACGCTATCTGAGTATTAATACTTTGCAGCAGTTGGCACCATTGACGAAAAAGGCTGATGCGGCTGCCGCACCGACTCAAACAACGTCACCAGCCGAACAAGCTGCTCAGGCCGCAACTGCGTCAGCTAATGCGCAAGCAGCATCAAGCGCTGCTGCTCAGAGTGCCGCTGCGTCCGCAGCAGCGCAAAGCGCCGCTGAAAGTGCTGCCGCTGAATCAGCTGCGTCAGTTCAAGCTGCTGCTGAATCGGCCGCTAACCAGCAAGCACAACAACAGGCTGCTGAACAGGCGCAACAAGCTCAGCAAGCACAACAGCAACAAGTTCAGCAGCAACAGGCTCAGCAGGCAGCTGCGCAACAAAAGCAGCAACAACAAGTACAACAGCAGGCGGTTAGCCAACCAGTTGCTCAGACAACTCAGACGTCACAACCAACCCAAAGTGCAACTAACAAAGGCACCTTCAAGATCAGCTTCTATGATCCGGCTGTTCTAGGTAGCAACATGGGCTACAGTGGCGTTGCTGCTAACTTGAGCGTCTTCCCTAAAGGCACCGTATTACGTATCACCATGTCCAATGGTCAAACATTGACTCGGACAGTTAATGATACTGGTAGTTTTGCTGCAGGCAATCCTAATCAGTTAGATGTTGCAATGCCGAGTGGCCAGATTCCTGCAGCAGGGATCTTGTCCGCAACCGTTGAAGTACTTCAGTAA
- a CDS encoding type 1 glutamine amidotransferase: MKLTVMQHTDTEDLGTIKDWAADKQVDMVTYRPDQGDPIAQLNPAEMDGLILLGGPMSVNDDFDWLAAERILIRSLNKLGRPVLGICLGAQQITKAFGANVYRMPQPEEGIGTVRGTDGTLLNVFHWHGEAMSRLPGSTLLYENEHALQGFAYHDHIVGFQFHLEVTPDMIAEIGAAAGKPQGPVNLGILDHGHQVLAATLDRLFL; the protein is encoded by the coding sequence ATGAAGCTGACAGTCATGCAGCATACTGATACAGAGGATCTTGGCACAATTAAAGACTGGGCCGCAGACAAGCAAGTTGACATGGTCACTTACCGCCCTGATCAAGGGGATCCAATTGCACAACTGAACCCAGCAGAGATGGATGGGTTGATTTTGCTAGGTGGACCCATGAGCGTCAATGATGACTTTGATTGGCTCGCCGCAGAACGAATTTTGATCCGCAGCCTCAATAAATTGGGCCGCCCGGTGTTGGGGATTTGTCTAGGTGCCCAGCAGATTACCAAAGCATTTGGTGCCAATGTTTATCGAATGCCGCAACCAGAAGAAGGCATCGGCACCGTGCGCGGTACCGATGGCACGTTACTCAATGTTTTCCACTGGCATGGGGAAGCGATGAGCCGCTTACCAGGAAGTACATTACTTTACGAAAATGAGCATGCGCTGCAAGGCTTCGCTTATCATGACCATATCGTTGGCTTCCAGTTCCATCTGGAAGTGACCCCAGACATGATTGCTGAAATTGGTGCGGCAGCAGGCAAACCGCAAGGCCCTGTCAATCTGGGGATACTGGATCACGGACATCAGGTTTTGGCAGCAACATTGGATCGACTCTTCCTATAG
- a CDS encoding TIGR02452 family protein — protein sequence MEQVKMYQETMAAFKARPEMPKTQVISEPLPQTPAKGTEPPQIALRNVDVFQLMSELTGKIGVMNFASPVDPGGGVAVGARAQEEAIAKGTYLVPALEQHMADYYELNRRKPNRGLFSQKLIYAEHVRQLFDDQGRRLTDKYVDIVTVAAPNRRIDATLDDATAMNDIAFKILQTLRAFKAHDVDQVILGAFGTGVFGNPVAPVAKLFRKALLLPEFEGAFKRVYFAIYDPAMTTIKPFAAALKGQD from the coding sequence ATGGAACAAGTCAAGATGTACCAAGAGACAATGGCAGCATTTAAGGCACGACCAGAAATGCCCAAAACACAGGTCATTAGCGAACCATTGCCGCAAACGCCAGCGAAAGGGACAGAACCGCCGCAAATTGCCTTGCGTAATGTTGATGTTTTCCAATTGATGAGTGAACTGACGGGCAAAATCGGCGTCATGAATTTTGCAAGTCCGGTCGATCCAGGCGGCGGGGTTGCAGTTGGCGCACGTGCGCAGGAAGAAGCCATTGCCAAGGGGACTTATTTGGTTCCAGCCCTTGAGCAGCACATGGCAGATTATTATGAGCTTAATCGTCGCAAGCCAAATCGCGGGCTTTTTAGTCAGAAGTTGATCTATGCAGAACATGTTCGCCAGCTTTTCGATGATCAAGGGCGGCGATTAACAGACAAATATGTCGACATTGTCACCGTCGCAGCACCTAATCGCCGAATTGATGCAACGCTAGATGATGCAACTGCCATGAACGATATCGCGTTTAAAATTCTGCAGACGCTTCGGGCGTTTAAGGCGCATGATGTCGATCAGGTCATTTTAGGTGCGTTTGGAACCGGCGTATTTGGCAATCCAGTTGCACCAGTCGCCAAGTTGTTTCGAAAAGCGTTATTATTGCCCGAATTTGAAGGGGCGTTTAAGCGGGTTTACTTTGCGATTTATGATCCCGCAATGACCACAATCAAGCCATTTGCAGCAGCGTTGAAAGGCCAAGATTAA
- a CDS encoding hemolysin family protein, translated as MESGQIVPNLLVMLVTFLFAAFFVACEFALVQSRPSALEEMIDNGTGRKAKVERALRMVHNLNEYLSTTQVGVSLAGIILGWIGETTVEFLLVDLFGLTHLSLPNGSLHAVGAILGVIILTYLEVVLTEIVPKNISIDYPIKTLMLVVTPLHYFHILFYPFVWLLNVSATGIVKMMGMKPADEGNEAFSQAEILSLSKNAVTTGDMEQNDVIYMQRAFELNDKTAKDIMVDRTSLFVIDITTTVKEALRDYLTQGYSRFPVVANGDKDKILGYVYIYDLVKQGQVDPSVKVSKLLRSIINVPEVTPIHSILAQMIKKQTPIVVVVDEYGGTSGIVTDKDIYEELFGTVKDEIDDVSDEYIRQTDDPKVFRVSGKTTLWDFERYFHTNIKAFTDSEIITIAGFIMEDHPDLKLHDKVKIDHFNFTVADFSRGFANWFDVTQDPKPVKQTVAEEVKEAKNDDNKH; from the coding sequence ATGGAAAGTGGCCAAATCGTCCCCAATTTATTGGTGATGCTCGTCACCTTTTTATTCGCGGCATTTTTTGTCGCGTGTGAATTTGCTCTGGTGCAAAGTCGTCCAAGTGCTTTGGAAGAAATGATTGATAATGGTACTGGCCGTAAAGCTAAAGTCGAGCGGGCTTTACGAATGGTGCATAATCTAAACGAGTATCTCTCAACGACACAGGTTGGTGTTTCGCTGGCTGGCATTATCCTTGGTTGGATCGGGGAAACAACCGTTGAGTTTTTGTTGGTTGATCTTTTTGGCTTGACCCACCTGAGCTTGCCTAATGGTAGTCTGCACGCGGTTGGCGCGATTTTAGGCGTGATTATTTTAACCTATTTAGAAGTCGTGTTAACCGAAATTGTTCCAAAGAACATCTCGATTGATTATCCGATCAAAACCTTAATGCTGGTTGTAACACCGCTACATTATTTCCATATTTTGTTCTATCCTTTTGTTTGGCTGCTGAATGTCAGTGCCACCGGGATTGTCAAAATGATGGGGATGAAGCCCGCAGACGAAGGCAACGAGGCCTTTTCGCAAGCTGAGATTCTGAGCCTGAGTAAAAATGCCGTCACAACTGGTGACATGGAGCAAAATGATGTTATCTACATGCAGCGGGCATTTGAACTGAATGACAAGACTGCCAAAGACATCATGGTGGATCGAACCAGCTTGTTTGTCATTGATATCACTACCACCGTCAAAGAAGCTTTGCGGGATTACTTAACGCAAGGTTACAGCCGATTTCCGGTTGTTGCGAATGGCGATAAGGATAAGATTCTCGGGTATGTTTACATCTATGACTTGGTCAAGCAAGGTCAAGTCGACCCGTCTGTGAAAGTCTCTAAGCTGTTACGTTCCATCATTAATGTGCCTGAAGTAACACCGATTCATAGCATTCTGGCACAAATGATCAAAAAACAGACGCCAATTGTTGTGGTCGTTGACGAATATGGTGGTACTAGTGGGATTGTCACCGACAAGGATATTTACGAAGAACTATTTGGTACCGTCAAGGATGAAATTGATGATGTCTCTGATGAATACATTCGGCAAACGGATGATCCAAAGGTCTTCCGAGTCAGTGGCAAAACAACCTTGTGGGATTTTGAACGTTACTTCCACACCAATATTAAAGCCTTCACTGATTCAGAAATCATCACCATTGCTGGCTTTATCATGGAAGATCATCCCGATTTGAAACTGCACGATAAGGTCAAGATTGATCATTTCAACTTCACCGTTGCAGATTTTTCCCGTGGCTTTGCTAACTGGTTTGATGTCACACAAGATCCAAAACCAGTTAAACAAACGGTTGCTGAAGAGGTTAAAGAAGCTAAAAACGACGATAACAAGCATTAA
- a CDS encoding MDR family MFS transporter encodes MLTTTDVNGHPYNRLLLVITLLIGTFTTFLTQTILTTAYPTLMADFHISASAVQWLTTGFMLIMGIMIPVSAWLLDKFNVKYLYLTAMTIFFLGSLICWLAPDFQVLLAGRLTQAIGVGMSMPTFQTVMFTIFPPGKRGSAMGLAGIVIGLAPAIGPTLSGWILLNHTWRALFAVIMPIAAGVVLLAIYSMRKVLPTSNPKIDIPSIIASTLGFGGLLYGFSTVGDAGWTDSQVLISLAIGIIFVALFCVRQLRLETPLLELRVFKSRTYTLSVILTAVAFMSMVGVEMVLPMYIQTIRGESAFHSGMILFPGAIMMGIMSPITGRIFDKIGAKRLAVAGLFLLVAGSLPLVTLTANTPIIYITTIYTVRMFGITMVTMPVTTAGMNALPTHLINHGTAVNNTVRQVAASIGTAILVSVLSVVTKDATPAASGRLLDPIHYTNAMNNAVIAGYRAAFAVSLVMAALGLVLSLFLKTDVIDRRDAS; translated from the coding sequence TTGTTGACAACAACAGACGTTAATGGTCATCCATATAATCGCTTGCTGCTTGTGATTACCTTGTTGATCGGTACTTTTACAACATTCTTGACGCAAACGATTTTGACCACGGCTTACCCGACGCTGATGGCGGATTTTCACATCAGCGCGAGTGCAGTCCAATGGCTGACCACTGGCTTCATGCTGATTATGGGTATTATGATCCCGGTTTCCGCATGGCTGCTGGATAAATTCAATGTTAAGTATCTCTACTTAACAGCTATGACAATCTTTTTCCTTGGTTCCTTGATTTGTTGGTTAGCACCAGATTTTCAAGTTCTGCTGGCTGGTCGGCTCACGCAGGCAATTGGCGTTGGTATGTCAATGCCGACTTTCCAAACAGTCATGTTCACGATTTTCCCACCTGGCAAACGTGGTAGTGCCATGGGCCTAGCTGGGATTGTTATTGGCCTAGCTCCTGCTATCGGCCCGACGCTTTCTGGTTGGATTCTGCTTAATCATACTTGGCGGGCTTTATTTGCCGTTATTATGCCAATTGCTGCTGGGGTCGTGCTCCTGGCCATCTATAGCATGCGAAAAGTTTTGCCGACCTCGAATCCAAAAATTGATATTCCTTCCATTATTGCTTCTACTTTGGGTTTTGGGGGCTTGCTTTATGGCTTCTCCACAGTTGGTGATGCTGGTTGGACCGATTCCCAAGTACTGATTAGCTTAGCCATCGGCATTATTTTCGTTGCCTTATTCTGCGTGCGCCAGTTACGCCTCGAAACGCCTCTGCTAGAATTGCGGGTTTTCAAATCGCGCACGTATACATTGAGCGTCATTTTAACAGCGGTGGCGTTTATGTCGATGGTTGGTGTAGAAATGGTCTTGCCAATGTACATCCAAACGATCCGTGGTGAATCTGCCTTTCACTCTGGGATGATCCTTTTTCCCGGAGCCATCATGATGGGGATTATGAGTCCAATTACCGGCCGGATTTTCGACAAAATTGGGGCAAAGCGGCTGGCTGTTGCCGGTCTGTTCCTGCTAGTTGCCGGATCGCTGCCGCTGGTCACCCTAACTGCTAACACGCCGATTATCTATATCACGACCATTTACACAGTGCGCATGTTCGGCATTACCATGGTCACGATGCCGGTCACCACTGCTGGTATGAACGCCTTGCCAACACACCTGATCAATCACGGGACGGCGGTCAATAACACGGTTCGGCAAGTCGCCGCCTCAATTGGGACCGCAATACTGGTGTCAGTATTATCAGTAGTCACTAAAGATGCAACGCCAGCCGCTAGTGGTCGACTGCTTGACCCGATCCATTACACCAACGCTATGAACAATGCAGTCATTGCCGGTTATCGCGCGGCTTTTGCCGTCTCACTAGTCATGGCAGCGCTTGGTCTCGTCCTCAGCTTATTTTTGAAAACAGACGTCATTGATCGGAGGGACGCCTCATGA
- a CDS encoding DUF4811 domain-containing protein has product MIILLLIVGALAFFWAVVLMQPSRRRQLTIWVSAGLVLAPILLLSVNDLYHVGFNIDETTELQPLAPMDDQLQISRRPIGTAKKHFSYRYLIISDATVHTATPSTTVSTRIEHGTIPQVAVTTQKLTYSNALTAILFAGSGEQGKAIGKIYTFTLPANWQIVDQ; this is encoded by the coding sequence ATGATTATCTTGTTATTGATCGTCGGTGCGCTTGCCTTTTTCTGGGCTGTTGTGTTAATGCAACCAAGTCGGCGCCGTCAATTAACGATCTGGGTAAGCGCGGGACTTGTCTTGGCCCCCATCCTATTGTTAAGCGTGAATGACCTTTATCACGTTGGCTTCAACATTGACGAAACCACTGAACTGCAGCCATTAGCACCGATGGACGACCAGTTGCAAATTTCGCGGCGGCCCATTGGCACAGCAAAAAAGCATTTCAGCTATCGTTACCTTATCATTTCCGATGCAACCGTTCATACCGCTACACCTAGTACCACGGTCTCAACTCGCATCGAACACGGCACCATTCCGCAAGTTGCAGTGACAACTCAGAAGCTGACTTATAGCAATGCGCTAACCGCTATTTTGTTTGCTGGATCAGGCGAACAAGGTAAAGCAATTGGCAAAATTTACACCTTCACACTGCCAGCAAATTGGCAGATTGTTGATCAGTAA
- a CDS encoding Maf family protein, with product MIILASHSPRRQELLKRIVSDFESHPASINERALPVLDPPAYVQSLATAKGQSLVPSYPGATIIAADTMVVFQGKLLGKPHDRAEAKQMITALGGQTHQVYTGLWVRLDNGSVRQQVVTTDVTFWPLSEADVESYLAEDAYQDKAGAYGIQDAGALLVKSIQGDFYNVMGLPISTLYRMLLAEPQ from the coding sequence ATGATCATTTTGGCCAGTCATTCACCACGGCGACAGGAATTGTTAAAGCGGATTGTGTCTGACTTTGAAAGCCATCCTGCCAGTATCAATGAACGCGCTTTGCCAGTGTTGGATCCGCCAGCATATGTTCAGAGCTTGGCGACAGCTAAGGGACAATCACTTGTACCAAGTTACCCCGGGGCAACGATTATCGCCGCCGATACCATGGTGGTGTTTCAAGGCAAGTTATTAGGCAAACCACATGACCGCGCCGAAGCCAAACAGATGATCACGGCATTGGGTGGTCAGACACATCAGGTTTATACCGGTTTGTGGGTGCGCTTGGACAATGGTAGCGTACGGCAGCAGGTCGTGACGACTGATGTTACCTTCTGGCCGCTAAGTGAAGCGGATGTTGAATCGTATCTGGCGGAAGACGCCTACCAAGACAAAGCAGGCGCCTATGGCATTCAGGATGCCGGAGCACTACTGGTCAAGTCAATTCAGGGTGATTTCTACAATGTCATGGGCCTGCCCATCAGCACCTTGTACCGCATGCTGTTGGCCGAACCGCAATAA
- the mutL gene encoding DNA mismatch repair endonuclease MutL produces MPKIHQLSATLSNQIAAGEVIERPASVVKELVENSIDAQATQIDVLISAAGLQEIRVSDNGIGIAPDDVATAFLRHATSKILTTRDLFNVHSLGFRGEALASIAAVADVKLTTATDSGIGTQIHVKGGEVEAQSTAAHRRGTDVEVNDLFFNTPARLKYMKSQQTELGKIVDIVSRLAIANPDIAFTVSHDGNMVVRTAGQGDLRQTLAGIYGLSVARSMVDFKAQDLDFRVSGLTSLPETTRASRNYLSLVVNGRYIKNFQLTKAVIAGYGSKLMVGRYPMGVINIEMDAALVDVNVHPTKAEVRLSKEDQLSHLLSEAIRTRLAKENLIPDALDNLPKRERYDLDELELTLNKISPKTMPSVQPQQGQHLRENTTTNLADAAAEEPTPAPTSPDLEIGDLDDQPIFNEPQRLAAWDQRYQRLASNVVPTLVADEPEPDISHVESAERFPNLTYLAQVHGTYLLAESGDGLYILDQHAAQERVNYEYYRQAIGEVSNDQQHLLVPIVLDYSAADAISIRDHRDVLESVGLYLEDFGQNSFVVEHHPTWFKAGQEEDTIKEMVDWVLRDGRMTVAAFREKTAIMMSCKRAIKANHHLDDRQARALLQKLPECENPFNCPHGRPVLVHFSNTDLEKMFKRIQDSHESGEMQA; encoded by the coding sequence ATGCCAAAGATTCACCAACTATCGGCAACATTAAGCAACCAGATCGCTGCTGGGGAGGTCATTGAACGCCCTGCCAGTGTTGTCAAAGAACTGGTTGAAAATAGTATCGATGCACAAGCAACGCAAATTGACGTCCTGATTTCCGCGGCTGGTTTGCAGGAGATTCGGGTTAGCGATAACGGCATCGGGATTGCCCCGGATGACGTTGCAACAGCGTTTTTGCGGCACGCCACCAGTAAAATTCTGACGACGCGTGATTTATTTAATGTGCATTCATTGGGCTTCCGTGGCGAAGCGTTGGCAAGTATTGCCGCGGTTGCCGACGTAAAGTTGACAACGGCAACGGATTCAGGGATTGGCACCCAGATTCACGTCAAAGGCGGTGAGGTTGAAGCGCAGTCGACAGCGGCTCACCGACGCGGTACGGATGTTGAAGTGAATGATTTGTTCTTCAACACACCGGCGCGGCTGAAGTATATGAAGTCGCAGCAAACTGAACTGGGAAAAATTGTGGATATCGTCAGCCGATTGGCGATCGCAAATCCTGATATTGCCTTCACGGTTTCACATGATGGCAATATGGTGGTGCGCACAGCTGGTCAAGGTGATTTGCGCCAGACGCTGGCCGGAATTTATGGCTTGTCTGTGGCGCGCTCAATGGTTGATTTCAAAGCACAAGATCTTGATTTTCGGGTTAGCGGGTTAACAAGTTTGCCTGAAACGACCCGAGCTTCGCGTAATTACTTGAGTTTAGTTGTCAATGGCCGTTATATTAAGAACTTCCAACTGACGAAGGCGGTTATTGCCGGTTACGGCTCGAAGTTAATGGTGGGGCGTTATCCAATGGGCGTCATCAACATTGAGATGGATGCTGCGTTAGTCGATGTCAACGTTCACCCGACAAAAGCCGAGGTGCGTCTGAGCAAGGAAGATCAGCTTAGTCATTTGCTCAGCGAGGCGATTCGAACACGATTGGCGAAGGAAAACCTGATTCCCGATGCGCTCGATAATCTGCCAAAAAGAGAACGGTATGATCTGGATGAACTAGAACTGACATTGAATAAGATCAGTCCCAAGACGATGCCCTCAGTTCAGCCGCAGCAAGGGCAGCACTTGCGCGAAAACACAACTACTAACTTGGCAGACGCGGCTGCTGAGGAGCCGACACCGGCACCAACTTCACCAGATCTTGAGATTGGCGATTTGGATGATCAGCCGATTTTTAACGAACCGCAACGTCTGGCTGCATGGGATCAGCGGTATCAGCGGCTAGCTTCGAATGTGGTCCCAACCTTGGTGGCAGATGAACCGGAACCTGATATTTCGCATGTCGAATCAGCTGAGCGTTTTCCAAATCTCACGTACTTGGCGCAAGTCCACGGCACTTATTTGCTAGCGGAATCAGGCGATGGGTTATATATTTTGGACCAGCATGCTGCGCAAGAACGGGTGAACTATGAGTATTATCGGCAAGCTATTGGCGAAGTCAGCAACGACCAACAACATTTACTCGTACCGATTGTGTTAGACTATTCCGCGGCTGATGCCATTAGCATTCGTGATCATCGGGACGTGCTTGAGTCGGTTGGACTATATCTGGAAGATTTTGGCCAAAACAGCTTTGTTGTTGAACATCATCCGACTTGGTTTAAAGCTGGGCAGGAAGAAGATACCATTAAAGAAATGGTGGATTGGGTTTTGCGTGATGGTCGCATGACAGTCGCAGCGTTTCGGGAGAAAACTGCTATCATGATGAGCTGTAAGCGTGCCATTAAGGCCAATCACCATTTGGACGACAGACAGGCGCGAGCATTATTGCAGAAGTTGCCGGAATGTGAGAATCCCTTCAATTGCCCGCATGGTCGGCCGGTCTTGGTTCACTTTTCAAACACCGATCTTGAGAAAATGTTCAAACGGATTCAAGACAGTCACGAAAGCGGGGAAATGCAAGCATGA